A stretch of Aedes aegypti strain LVP_AGWG chromosome 2, AaegL5.0 Primary Assembly, whole genome shotgun sequence DNA encodes these proteins:
- the LOC110675176 gene encoding uncharacterized protein LOC110675176: MNEEYYRLRHGTVDQATVASVSVGQRSNRQDFTRRSSNHGRFGNQQKSRWDQLGSKRPATTVWNSSGGERCFRCNSMFHRPSDCMAIDKTCLKCGRKGHFKRACKTLIRPGSKRLSDAENSEIDAKRIAVVDMDENAKQEERPTDAEVGDKKF; encoded by the coding sequence ATGAACGAAGAGTATTACCGCCTCCGACATGGAACAGTAGATCAAGCTACCGTCGCTTCGGTTAGTGTTGGGCAAAGAAGTAATCGGCAAGACTTCACTCGACGTTCATCGAACCATGGCCGGTTTGGGAATCAGCAGAAAAGCCGGTGGGATCAACTAGGCTCCAAGCGACCTGCAACAACTGTATGGAATAGCTCTGGAGGAGAACGCTGCTTCAGGTGCAACAGCATGTTTCACAGGCCGAGCGATTGCATGGCAATCGATAAAACATGCTTGAAGTGTGGACGGAAAGGTCATTTCAAGCGAGCCTGCAAGACGTTGATCCGACCGGGTAGCAAGCGTTTGAGCGATGCAGAGAACTCGGAAATCGATGCAAAGAGAATTGCAGTCGTAGACATGGACGAAAACGCGAAGCAGGAAGAGCGACCAACCGATGCCGAAGTAGGTGACAAGAAGTTTTAA